A DNA window from Xyrauchen texanus isolate HMW12.3.18 chromosome 6, RBS_HiC_50CHRs, whole genome shotgun sequence contains the following coding sequences:
- the diras1b gene encoding GTP-binding protein Di-Ras1b, whose product MPEQSNDYRVVVFGAGGVGKSSLVLRFVKGTFRDTYIPTVEDTYRQVISCDKSVCTLQITDTTGSHQFPAMQRLSISKGHAFILVYSITSKQSLEELKPIYQQILTIKGNVENIPIMLVGNKSDETQREVKTDDGEAQSKNWKCAFMETSAKTNHNVTELFQELLNLEKKRNMSLNIDGKRSGKQSRADKLKGKCSVM is encoded by the coding sequence ATGCCAGAGCAGAGCAACGACTACCGTGTGGTGGTGTTTGGAGCTGGAGGTGTGGGGAAGAGCTCGCTGGTGCTTCGTTTTGTGAAAGGCACTTTCCGGGACACCTATATCCCGACGGTGGAGGACACCTACCGGCAAGTGATTAGCTGTGACAAGAGCGTCTGCACCCTGCAGATCACAGACACAACAGGTAGCCACCAGTTTCCTGCCATGCAGCGTTTGTCTATCTCCAAGGGCCATGCCTTCATCCTGGTCTACTCCATCACTAGTAAGCAGTCGCTGGAAGAATTAAAACCCATATACCAACAGATCCTCACTATCAAGGGAAATGTAGAGAACATCCCCATTATGCTGGTGGGGAACAAGAGCGATGAGACTCAACGGGAAGTGAAGACAGATGATGGAGAAGCCCAATCCAAAAACTGGAAATGTGCGTTCATGGAGACCTCGGCTAAGACTAACCACAACGTCACTGAGCTCTTCCAGGAGCTTCTCAATCTTGAGAAGAAGAGAAACATGAGCTTGAACATCGATGGCAAGCGTTCTGGAAAACAAAGTAGGGCTGATAAGCTAAAGGGTAAATGCAGTGTCATGTAG
- the LOC127645341 gene encoding receptor expression-enhancing protein 6-like, whose amino-acid sequence MLSTLTERYEAFFKQKNVVTDFLTMLEEKTGVPKLYIATGAVSLVALYLLFGYGASLLCNLIGFAYPAYASIKAVESSNKDDDTKWLTYWVVYGLFSVAEFFSDIFLFWFPFYYVGKCLFLLWCMAPFSWNGSQIIYTRLVRPFFLKHEAVFDNVISDLSGKAKSAAESVAKEGLTFLNSEKDK is encoded by the exons ATGTTATCAACTCTCACTGAACGTTACGAAGCGTTTTTTAAGCAGAAGAATGTGGTTACGGATTTTCTAACAATGTTGGAGGAAAAAACTGGAGTTCCGAAATTGTATATTGCAACAG GTGCAGTGTCTTTAGTGGCATTGTATCTCCTATTTGGATATGGTGCCTCTCTCCTCTGCAACCTGATTGGTTTCGCATACCCAGCATACGCCTC CATCAAAGCCGTAGAGAGTAGCAATAAAGATGATGACACCAAATGGCTAACCTACTGGGTGGTTTATGGACTCTTCAGTGTGGCTGAGTTTTTCTCTGATATCTTCCTCTTTTGGTTTCCCTTTTACTATGTAGGAAAG TGTTTGTTTCTTCTGTGGTGCATGGCCCCGTTCTCATGGAATGGCTCTCAGATCATATACACTCGTCTGGTGCGACCTTTCTTTCTTAAACATGAAGCAGTGTTTGACAATGTTATCAGTGACTTGAGTGGCAAGGCCAAAAGTGCAGCAGAATCCGTGGCAAAGGAAG GTCTTACATTTCTGAACAGTGAAAAGGATAAATAA